One part of the Candida albicans SC5314 chromosome R, complete sequence genome encodes these proteins:
- the FGR13 gene encoding Fgr13p (Protein encoded in retrotransposon Zorro3 with a potential zinc finger; lacks an ortholog in S. cerevisiae; transposon mutation affects filamentous growth), producing the protein MTTNGTNGFDFADKGDHPPRQSQENPPGNFQESPLDGGQIRKSSSNDGVSNNVEFNTNTNAHESWADYPESDQMDTDSSEYYTEDENEEGKIPKGPYHQFQNANKFTYFTPETATTLVAPNNNTQNTTTEQDNMSKTYASVAATFKTNLAKSQDKQEELRMSNFKVPQKAFDDLKRHNDAVFPEEVMTSDLSTIINKYGHEKVFDTIENTLITTAQNLEGYLSEYPENVMRKAFKYFTLKLSIEDKQTRDVCEEILGIREELMYIQRILDFNIMDKVMCFMPFTFEQMEGKLSSEKAKVRTIVENLELDFDGTVEHIKIDSAKRNRQLVAFKVPIHCRSLAERYFRQIFLHKEDVIVQQYAPIIEKVQLGRKGKTEENNHQLLTEYVCYFIVDLFSGQVPKRRIKIDNTKNKPSSYEQCTSRVLSNCKYCEYCRSMTHTKYHCPLIKPCTNCGVKGHKTTSCKKASSTNTSVLKRPETKPNFPILPPKVVNKTTSDDSQRKGSIAKTTSHTKGDNTEKMVTPSAQNENTTLQESIPVTITGHREAPTTPPVADTTAKKTMTTGVSEMDTSKHTISSNDEASPRKKLNVKEKPSNPEKDPGLNSPPNLQ; encoded by the coding sequence atgaCTACGAACGGTACTAatggttttgattttgctgATAAAGGTGATCATCCGCCTCGGCAGTCTCAAGAGAATCCCCCTGGGAATTTTCAAGAGCTGCCGTTAGATGGTGGTCAAATTCGGAAATCATCGTCGAACGATGGTGTTTCCAACAACGTCGAATTCAATACAAATACAAATGCGCACGAGTCGTGGGCTGACTACCCTGAATCAGACCAGATGGATACTGATTCATCTGAATACTATACAGAAGATGAAAACGAAGAAGGAAAGATCCCCAAAGGTCCATaccatcaatttcaaaatgcTAATAAATTTACTTACTTTACACCAGAAACTGCAACAACATTAGTTGCTCCTAACAACAATACACAAAACACTACAACTGAACAAGACAATATGTCCAAAACTTATGCCTCTGTGGCAGCTACATTCAAAACAAACTTGGCCAAGAGCCAAGATAAACAAGAGGAACTTAGAATGTCCAATTTTAAGGTCCCTCAAAAAGCCTTTGACGACTTAAAAAGACACAATGATGCGGTATTTCCTGAAGAGGTCATGACATCTGATCTCTCAACCATTATTAACAAATATGGACATGAAAAGGTTTTCGACACCATTGAGAACACGCTAATTACTACTGCGCAAAACTTAGAAGGATATTTGAGTGAATATCCTGAGAATGTTATGAGAAAGGcattcaaatatttcacATTGAAACTCTCTATTGAGgataaacaaacaagaGACGTCTGTGAAGAAATATTAGGGATAAGAGAGGAATTGATGTACATCCAACGAATTTTAGATTTTAATATAATGGACAAAGTAATGTGCTTCATGCCATTTACGTTTGAACAAATGGAAGGTAAACTTTCATCAGAAAAGGCGAAAGTAAGAACCATAGTGGAAAATCTCGAATTGGATTTCGATGGTACAGTGGAACATATCAAAATTGATAGTGCCAAACGAAACAGACAATTGGTGGCCTTTAAAGTGCCAATACACTGTCGTAGTTTAGCAGAAAGGTATTTCCGACAAATATTTTTACATAAAGAAGATGTTATAGTACAACAATATGCGCCTATTATTGAGAAGGTTCAGCTTGGGAGAAAGGGCAAAACTGAAGAAAATAACCATCAACTTTTAACAGAATATGTTTGTTATTTCATAGTTGATCTCTTTTCGGGACAAGTtccaaaaagaagaatcaaaatCGATAATACAAAGAATAAGCCCTCCTCATATGAACAATGTACATCAAGAGTTTTATCTAATTGCAAATACTGTGAATACTGCAGATCTATGACCCATACTAAATATCATTGTCCTTTGATAAAACCATGCACCAACTGTGGTGTAAAAGGACATAAGACAACGAGCTGTAAAAAAGCTCTGTCTACCAACACTCTGGTTCTAAAAAGACCAgaaaccaaaccaaactTCCCAATTTTACCACCTAAGGTGGTTAACAAAACTACGAGTGATGATTCTCAAAGAAAGGGAAGTATAGCAAAAACTACTTCTCATACAAAAGGAGATAATACAGAAAAGATGGTTACACCATCTGctcaaaatgaaaatactACCTTACAGGAATCAATACCTGTGACAATTACGGGTCACAGGGAAGCTCCAACAACACCTCCTGTGGCTGATACAACagccaaaaaaacaatgaCTACTGGCGTCCTGGAAATGGATACCAGTAAACACACAATATCCTCAAACGACGAAGCGTCACCGaggaaaaaattaaatgtgAAGGAAAAGCCCAGCAATCCTGAGAAGGATCCAGGGCTAAACCTGCCACCGAACCTCCAGTAG
- the KCS1 gene encoding inositol polyphosphate kinase (Putative bZIP transcription factor; Spider biofilm induced) gives MVLIVVDVLRKKNFDTGVVMNNITTSQMQPFKNKVGGHTPIFSISKQEICKELNNTERNFYKKISKNHPLFYYMPRYKGSNGSQIILEDLTSQMRTPCILDLKMGTRQYGCNATITKQQSHRAKARSTTTRKLGVRICGLQIFNYQNKYFYQDKYLGRKITVGKQFGKILAKFLYNGHDIYSLLNRIPHLIDQLKELYTIFTGLPGYRMYGSSILLMYEGGEDNSENQVKVKIIDFANAVIAGEENIDNVTVPPQHPDSPDLGYLRGLNSLIVYFTLIFSILSRIKLNNTKEMVDWIQENKQTLKEQSCPWLDDYAELDGLKDGSIHQDMCDDPFDIEYPEYTPEEDEGLSE, from the coding sequence ATGGTGTTAATTGTAGTTGATGTACTtaggaaaaaaaactttgatACAGGTGTTGTCATGAATAATATTACCACTTCCCAAATGCAGCCGTTTAAAAACAAAGTGGGAGGTCATACACCCATATTCTCAATATCAAAGCAAGAAATATGCAAAGAGCTCAACAATACCGAACGAAATTTCTACAAGAAAATCTCCAAGAATCATcctttattttattatatgCCAAGGTATAAAGGTAGTAATGGATCCCAAATAATTCTAGAGGATCTTACATCTCAAATGAGAACTCCCTGTATATTGGATTTAAAGATGGGGACAAGACAATATGGGTGTAATGCAACTATCAccaaacaacaatcacaTCGAGCTAAAGCCAGAagcacaacaacaagaaaattggGTGTTAGAATATGCGGACTTCAAATCTttaattatcaaaacaaatatttctATCAGGATAAATATCttggaagaaaaataaCTGTTGGTAAACAGTTTGGCAAAATTTTagcaaaatttttatataatgGCCATGAcatttattcattattaaacCGTATCCCCCATTTAATCGATCAACTTAAAGAATTATACACAATATTTACTGGATTACCAGGGTATAGAATGTATGGTAGtctgatattattaatgtaTGAAGGAGGTGAAGATAATCTGGAAAATCAAGTAAAAGTGAAAATTATAGATTTTGCTAATGCAGTAATAGCAGGCGAAGAAAATATAGATAATGTTACTGTGCCACCACAACACCCTGATTCACCAGACTTGGGTTATTTACGAGGGTTAAATTCgttaattgtttattttacATTAATTTTTAGTATTCTTAGCCGGATAAAACTAAACAACACCAAAGAAATGGTTGACTGGATTCAAGAAAACAAGCAAACTTTAAAAGAACAATCGTGTCCCTGGTTGGATGATTATGCCGAATTGGACGGCTTGAAAGACGGTAGTATTCATCAGGATATGTGTGACGATCCTTTTGATATCGAATATCCGGAATATACCCcagaagaagacgaagGACTTTCAGAGTAA
- the MNT3 gene encoding Mnt3p (Mannosyltransferase; transcription elevated in cyr1, chk1, nik1, and sln1 homozygous null mutants; fungal-specific (no human or murine homolog)), with product MLWHLVFILIAILLLTFSPKIESLFKSFTINKPTKTTCYQYTTREQLKSILESDTHETNFCIEKPSISPPKTNSTLLMLCRNSDVFSVLETIQNIQDRFNDKYNYDYTFLNDVPFNYEFIYLVSSIIPHGKINFGLIPIEHWSYPSHINISLATEIRQNYANVPYGDSESYRHMCRFYSGFFYKHELVKQYQYYWRIEPGIKIYCDIDYDVFEYMIINDKKYGFVISLFEYSETIPTLWNHVVQYINDNEIKSELLPLLTNKYNWYNLCHFWSNFEIANLDIFNNDDYENFFQYLDNLGGFYYERWGDAPIHSIAIALFLQKKDIHWFENIGYYHVPYLQCPQDIDLYVKNKCTCNPDEDFTWSDLSCTNHFLNILHN from the coding sequence ATGCTATGGCATTTGgtatttattttgattgcAATACTTTTATTGACATTCTCTCCTAAAATCGAATCtttattcaaatctttTACCATCAATAAACCAACTAAAACAACATGTTATCAATATACCACTCGTGAACAACTTAAATCAATACTTGAATCAGATACCCATGAGACAAATTTTTGTATTGAAAAACCTTCCATATCACCcccaaaaacaaattctaCATTGTTAATGTTATGTCGAAATTCTGATGTCTTCTCCGTATTAGAAACCATTCAAAACATTCAGGATCGATTCAATGATAAATACAATTATGATTACACGTTTTTAAATGACGTTCCCTTCAATTATgagtttatttatttagtatcatcaattatccCTCATgggaaaatcaattttggtCTTATACCAATTGAACATTGGTCATATCCATCAcatataaatatatcaTTAGCTACTGAAATCAGACAAAATTATGCTAATGTCCCTTATGGAGATTCAGAAAGTTATCGACACATGTGTCGATTTTATTCTGGGtttttttataaacatGAATTGGTcaaacaatatcaatattattggAGAATAGAACCTGGCattaaaatatattgtgatattgattatgatgTGTTTGAATATATGataattaatgataaaaaatatGGATTTGtgatttcattatttgaataCTCGGAAACTATTCCTACGTTATGGAATCATGTTGttcaatatataaatgataatgaaatcaaatcagaATTGTTACCACTTTTGactaataaatataattggTATAATTTATGCCATTTTTGGTcgaattttgaaattgcaAATCTTgatatatttaataatgatgattatgaaaattttttccaatatttGGACAATTTAGGAGGGTTTTATTATGAACGATGGGGTGATGCTCCAATACATTCCATTGCTATAGCATTGTTCTTACAAAAAAAGGATATTCATTGGTTTGAAAATATAGGCTACTATCATGTTCCATATCTACAATGTCCTCAAGATATTGACTTGTACGTCAAGAATAAGTGTACTTGTAACCCCGATGAAGATTTTACATGGAGTGACCTTAGTTGTACTAACCATTTCTTGAACATTCTacataattga
- the MNN21 gene encoding alpha-1,2-mannosyltransferase MNN2 (Ortholog(s) have alpha-1,2-mannosyltransferase activity, role in cell wall mannoprotein biosynthetic process and Golgi apparatus localization), producing the protein MFQQLTYRLRLFRRRHKYIFINSIFLSVIIIFLIYSYWSNLPAEDNSAIINEKGTYHRSLWESITMALFPPKTKPFEEKKPQVNPNNNQEVGVESGASEISQHKQQQQQQQHAKEPTTKTSSKSLVSDEAYQLNLKLINEQQEKYNRLHPFEQKRLQQGYEFFDNIFKIFYQAKPSVSQLNTYPSKKRIYHARFDSLADDDTIFSEKYLSQFLQLSNEELAAMKKSHKYVVENLPEDAPDGLYKKNGIVYVAGGSFNWLTLLSIKSLRAVGCHLPIEVFIPKIEEYESDLCNRILPELDARCIYMKNQLMNPNKDNSDSFANKFEFKGYQYKALAILLSSFENVLLLDSDNIPAHSPEELFENDPFKSYGLVVWPDYWKRATSPYYYNIADIDVSEKYLGSKYNEVEGQYTDLSVEKGSVELDKIPLHQRLGSIPDPTSESGQLLISKKTHLKPLLLALYYNLYGPSHYYPLFSQGSDGEGDKETFLAATVTLGKRYYQVAKFLVSLGHFKVPGGDFEGCGMGQFDPQQDLEYIKLREQYAKIPEKDKEKQHKFKLQHQVLEKGPEILFVHANFPKLNPWKLKQEKKIFDAKGNRVRLYGPGMIKRIGYDFEWFQWEGMKYLLCIYDVNLQIFQDVKKSDLCDEILEHLRFLESTQNITD; encoded by the coding sequence ATGTTTCAACAACTTACTTATAGGCTACGATTGTTTCGTCGTCGTCACAAGTATATCTTCATTAATTCCATATTCTTACTGGTCattataatatttcttATATATTCATATTGGAGTAATCTTCCCGCTGAAGATAATTCAGCAattatcaatgaaaaaGGTACATATCATCGTTCATTATGGGAATCGATAACTATGGCGTTGTTTCCACCGAAAACCAAACCttttgaagaaaagaaacctCAAGTTAATccaaacaacaatcaagaaGTCGGCGTTGAATCAGGTGCATCTGAAATTTCACAACAcaaacagcaacaacaacaacagcagcatGCAAAAGAGCCTACAACGAAAACACTGCTGAAATCGTTAGTGTCGGATGAGGCctatcaattgaatttaaagCTAATCAatgaacaacaagaaaaatacaATAGATTACACCCgtttgaacaaaaaagacTACAACAAGGATACGAATTTTTCgacaatatttttaaaatattttatcaaGCCAAACCCAGTGTGTCACAATTAAACACTTATCCTTctaagaaaagaatatatCATGCTCgatttgattcattagCCGATGACGATACTATATTCAGTGAGAAATATTTATCCCAGTTTTTACAATTGAGTAACGAAGAATTGGCCGCCATGAAAAAATCTCACAAATACGTTGTTGAGAATTTACCGGAAGATGCCCCCGATGGATTATACAAGAAGAATGGGATAGTTTACGTTGCTGGTGGAAGTTTCAATTGGCTtacattattatcaataaagtCATTACGTGCAGTTGGATGTCATTTGCCTATTGAAGTATTCATTCCTAAAATAGAAGAGTATGAATCTGATTTGTGTAATAGAATATTACCGGAATTAGACGCCCgttgtatatatatgaaaaatcaattaatgaacCCCAACAAAGATAATCTGGATAGCTTTGCTAACAAGTTTGAATTCAAAGGTTATCAATATAAAGCATTGGCGATATTATTATCCAGTTTTGAGAATGTGTTGTTGCTTGATAGTGATAATATCCCTGCACATTCACCAGAAGAgctatttgaaaatgacCCATTTAAATCTTATGGGTTGGTGGTCTGGCCAGACTATTGGAAACGTGCCACATCTCCATATTACTACAACATTGCTGACATTGATGTCAGCGAAAAATATTTGGGTAGTAAGTACAATGAAGTGGAAGGACAATACACTGATTTATCAGTTGAGAAAGGATCAGTTGAATTAGATAAAATACCATTACATCAACGGTTAGGAAGCATACCTGATCCTACTAGTGAATCAGgtcaattattgatttcgAAAAAGACTCATTTGAAgccattattattagctTTATATTACAATTTATATGGGCCATCACATTATTATCCATTATTTTCACAAGGATCAGATGGTGAAGGTGACAAAGAGACATTTTTGGCTGCTACAGTCACGTTAGGCAAAAGGTATTACCAAGTTGCCAAATTTTTGGTGTCTTTAGGCCATTTCAAAGTGCCTGGTGGTGATTTCGAAGGATGTGGAATGGGACAATTTGATCCTCAACAGGATTTGGAATATATCAAGTTACGAGAACAATATGCCAAAATACCAGAAAAggataaagaaaaacaacataaattcaaattacaACATCAAGTTTTGGAAAAGGGGCCAGAGATTTTATTTGTCCATGCTAATTTCCCTAAATTGAATCCATGGAAGTTAAAAcaagagaagaaaatatttgatgCTAAAGGCAATAGAGTTAGATTATATGGACCAGGTAtgataaaaagaattgggTATGATTTTGAATGGTTTCAATGGGAAGGAATGAAATATTTACTATGTATTTATGATGTTAACCTACAAATTTTTCAGGATGTTAAAAAATCAGATTTATGTGATGAGATTTTGGAGCATTTAAGATTTTTGGAAAGTACACAGAATATAACTGATTAA
- a CDS encoding uncharacterized protein (Ortholog(s) have clathrin binding activity, role in Golgi to vacuole transport, endosomal transport and AP-1 adaptor complex, cytosol, endosome, nucleus localization) produces MAIQFLFLISRQGKTRLSKWYQTISQKEKSKIIRELSTIILSRRAKMCNVLEYKDLKIIYRRYASLFFVIGVNSDDNELIGLEIIHRFVEQMDKIYGNVCELDIIFGFDKAYHILDELLIDGYLQESSKREVLKRVNQQDELENMDEFENILA; encoded by the coding sequence ATGGccattcaatttttatttctcATATCTCGACAAGGTAAAACCAGATTATCAAAATGGTATCAAACGATCCTGCAAAAGGAGAAATCCAAGATTATACGAGAATTAAGCacaataatattatcaagACGAGCCAAAATGTGTAATGTTTTAGAATATAAAGATTTAAAGATAATTTATCGAAGATATGCTAGTTTATTTTTCGTCATTGGGGTGAATtctgatgataatgaattgattggaTTAGAAATAATTCATCGATTTGTTGAACAAATGGATAAAATATATGGTAATGTTTGTGAATTGgatattatttttggatttgataAGGCATATCATATATTGGAtgaattgttgattgatgGATATTTACAAGAAAGTTCGAAACGAGAAGTGTTGAAACGAGTTAATCAACAAgatgaattggaaaatatggatgaatttgaaaacatatTGGCATGA
- a CDS encoding uncharacterized protein (Protein of unknown function; Spider biofilm repressed), with protein MGLFGGTKKKEVSRSLSSSCSSKNSAAFSNFDEKQEYLKRCSSKSRDKKKAPQCVSFSIKK; from the coding sequence ATGGGTTTATTTGGTGGtacgaaaaagaaagaagtaTCTAGAAGCTTGTCTTCATCGTGTTCGTCGAAGAACTCGGCGGCTTTTTCAAACtttgatgaaaaacaaGAGTATCTAAAACGATGTTCATCCAAATCAAGagataaaaagaaagctcCTCAGTGTGTAAGTTTTAGTataaaaaagtaa
- the IFE2 gene encoding Ife2p (Putative alcohol dehydrogenase; yeast-enriched transcript; Efg1-regulated; induced by prostaglandins, Hog1, fluconazole; rat catheter biofilm induced), whose translation MNSLLSRRIISQPKLYKRIISTRTICNSFSLYHSNCQHQHQHQQQQQPQQEVAKTMQAIEYHGNRNLKYVTDRPIPEITHPHDVKIKISHCGICGSDLHEYLDGPIFFDGEINAVSKKKKLGQCLGHELCGVITEVGSDVSHHLQPGQHVVLEANGSCLDKKYLQQSQEEQNDVCSACAHGRYNACKRLGFYGLGYDNGGFAEYIVASENKVIPYDANIIPDEVAALVEPLAVSWHGVRQSKIEECKSPQALILGGGPIGLCTIFALKGHKVTDIVVSEPAEGRRELAQSFGVKTFNPFDYKDAEIQIKELLKMTKTNSGFTHVYDCSGNKATFNTMLKVLATGGVGTNVAIWPKVPIDFYPMDLTLNELYLTASMDYTKIDFELVVKAFETGLIDPKEAAKLVSKKVPLRDGIEHGILDLINNKEKYIKILLHP comes from the coding sequence ATGAATTCGTTGCTTTCTCGGAGAATTATTTCTCAAccaaaattatataaaagGATTATTCTGACCCGAACAATTTGCAATTCATTTTCTCTTTATCATTCTAATtgtcaacatcaacatcaacatcaacaacaacaacaacctcaACAAGAAGTAGCTAAGACAATGCAAGCAATTGAGTACCACGGAAATAGAAATTTAAAGTATGTCACAGACAGACCAATTCCTGAAATAACCCATCCTCATGAtgttaaaatcaaaatttctCATTGTGGAATTTGTGGATCCGACCTTCATGAATATCTTGACGGTCCAATTTTCTTTGATGGTGAAATCAATGCTGTGtccaaaaagaagaaattgggTCAATGCTTAGGCCATGAATTATGCGGTGTTATTACTGAAGTTGGTAGTGATGTTTCCCATCATTTGCAACCTGGCCAACATGTTGTCCTTGAAGCCAATGGTTCATGTTTGGATAAAAAGTATTTACAACAGCTGcaagaagaacaaaatGATGTTTGTAGTGCTTGTGCTCATGGTAGATATAATGCTTGTAAGCGACTTGGATTTTATGGCCTTGGGTATGATAATGGTGGATTTGCTGAATACATTGTTGCCTCAGAAAATAAAGTGATTCCATATGATGCTAATATTATCCCTGATGAAGTCGCAGCATTGGTTGAACCATTGGCAGTGTCATGGCATGGTGTACGTCAATCAAAGATTGAAGAATGTAAATCACCACAAGCATTGATTCTTGGTGGTGGTCCAATTGGATTGTGTACTATATTTGCATTGAAAGGGCACAAAGTCACCGATATCGTTGTTAGTGAACCAGCTGAAGGACGTAGGGAATTAGCTCAATCTTTTGGTGTCAAGACATTTAATCCGTTTGATTATAAAGATGCCGAGattcaaatcaaagaattgttgaaaatgacCAAAACCAATAGTGGTTTTACTCACGTTTATGATTGTTCAGGAAACAAGGCCACTTTCAATACAATGCTTAAAGTTTTAGCCACTGGTGGTGTAGGTACTAATGTGGCAATTTGGCCAAAAGTTCCGATTGATTTCTACCCAATGGATTTGACTTTGAATGAACTTTATCTTACTGCCAGTATGGATTATACAAAGATTGACTTTGAATTGGTTGTCAAGGCATTTGAAACCGGATTAATTGATCCAAAAGAAGCAGCCAAATTGGTTTCCAAAAAAGTTCCTTTGAGAGATGGCATTGAACATGGAATTTTAGATTTGATTAACAACAAGGAAAAGtatattaaaattttgttaCATCCTTGA
- a CDS encoding uncharacterized protein (Ortholog of C. dubliniensis CD36 : Cd36_30690, C. parapsilosis CDC317 : CPAR2_204140, Debaryomyces hansenii CBS767 : DEHA2F16940g and Candida tropicalis MYA-3404 : CTRG_00570), with protein sequence MKNQRPKPRYFMQDDDQAIHREPPRHLQLRVRSFTEPTPHCTADSTDRLVQTAQEPSFIEDSEDEIPVILSSISTSMPRFSSIYNSFHSSLETSHLLVNQHCDEEFQMHNENFNPQDFAVMSQLSYRHECNMSQPIMISNDDSDVILINSTIDQDEHEHEEYDYEGERNISIESDSTEEFDKGNILLGLESAKILAPKVEVDFSQEPNDDEILECSTQYGEEDDAIVVESDNMNVTLEVEGQQSEKLAEGERAKVEPTIIEDSEQSKISSNYIHETENEEILVESFPGEIKIVKRSPKKEDEKESLRAGMTEDNRVNKSQRKELRSQLDESYQNNSELKNEKEIGIPNDQISTSSCLDSNEEPNHDSKKTLKNSISENYTPPATNNSSVSSQNLHNSTPKTIAVNVKQNTNGKRTKENVKKSVKCDNEHVSKDITKSSNNSKSVPTKSSATETATSNLSHSKTASNKENIDAVRMNRKIVRKRIASKPLSEICNQHSRSRVGLSKRVKIDPLHQKLKNK encoded by the coding sequence ATGAAAAACCAGCGACCGAAACCACGTTATTTCATGCAAGATGATGACCAAGCCATACACAGAGAACCACCGCGTCACCTTCAACTACGAGTACGTAGTTTTACAGAACCAACTCCACATTGCACAGCAGACAGCACGGACAGGCTAGTGCAAACAGCCCAGGAGCCATCATTTATTGAAGATAGTGAAGATGAAATACCTGTAATTTTAAGTTCAATATCAACTAGTATGCCTCGTTTCAGCTCCATATATAATTCATTCCATTCATCCTTAGAAACGAGCCATTTATTAGTGAATCAACATTGTGACGAAGAATTTCAAATGCATAATGAAAACTTTAATCCTCAAGATTTTGCTGTGATGTCGCAATTGAGTTACCGTCACGAGTGTAATATGTCCCAGCCAATCATGATAAGCAATGATGATTCGGATGTGATATTGATTAATCTGACGATAGACCAAGACGAGCATGAACATGAAGAATATGATTATGAAGGTGAGAGAAATATAAGTATTGAATCAGATTCAACTGAAGAGTTTGATAAGGGAAACATTCTTTTGGGACTAGAGAGTGCAAAAATCTTGGCACCAAAAGTTGAGGTAGACTTTTCACAGGAAccaaatgatgatgagatTTTAGAATGCTCAACGCAATATGGcgaagaagatgatgcGATAGTAGTAGAGTCCGATAATATGAATGTAACACTAGAAGTTGAGGGACAACAGTCGGAGAAATTAGCGGAGGGAGAGAGAGCCAAAGTTGAACCAACAATCATAGAAGATAGCGAGCAAAGCAAAATATCAAGCAATTACATTCATGAAACCGAAAATGAGGAGATATTAGTTGAAAGCTTTCCAGGCGAAATTAAAATTGTCAAGAGATCACCTAAgaaagaagatgaaaaagaaagtttgAGAGCGGGAATGACCGAGGACAACCGAGTGAATAAATCTCagagaaaagaattaaGATCACAATTGGATGAGTCTTACCAAAATAATtcagaattgaaaaatgagAAAGAGATTGGAATACCAAATGATCAAATACTGACCAGTTCATGTCTTGATAGCAACGAAGAACCAAATCATGATTCCAAGAAAACACTAAAAAATTCCATAAGTGAAAATTATACACCACCAGCTACAAATAATAGTTCCGTGAGTCTGCAAAATTTGCATAATTCGACACCCAAAACCATAGCTGTCAATGTGAAGCAAAACACAAACGGGAAAAGAACTAAAGAAAACGTCAAAAAGTCAGTGAAATGTGACAATGAACATGTTAGCAAAGATATAACAAAACTGTCTAACAATAGCAAGTCAGTGCCAACGAAATCATCTGCAACAGAAACTGCAACAAGTAACTTATCACATTCTAAAACTGCAAGCAACAAGGAAAATATAGATGCTGTTCGAATGAATCGAAAGATAGTTAGGAAAAGAATTGCTTCAAAACCATTATCAGAAATATGCAATCAGCATCTGAGATCTAGAGTAGGCTTATCAAAACGGGTCAAGATAGATCCTTTGCATCAAAAACtaaagaataaataa